One window from the genome of Acinetobacter sp. LoGeW2-3 encodes:
- a CDS encoding TonB-dependent receptor has translation MSFIKSRKKIVSSAIASSLSMIAMNAVAEDQVIQLETIHQEVAAEKEQGLKVDNSANKKFVAPLLDTPKSVSVISKQIIEDTQVTTLADALRTVPGITLGAGEGGNPNGDRPFIRGYNSESSMYVDGVRSATSQNREMFAVEQVEVTKGSASAMGGAGTTGGSINMISKVAKAGDSLEGSVAGGTDNYQRITLDGNKDFGNGIAARVAVMGHHNEKAGQKDGAEYKRAGIAPSITFGLDTPTRATLSYYYLKTDDTPDSGVPYWNSKDNSATGKPLNAKQGIYYGWLDRDFQKQENQIGTIKVEHDLTDDLTISNTAVYGKSKNDYIWTQPDDSKLNIANGQVVRRANTRITDTETFTDQLSLAGKFNTGALNHNFNTGVEYSRQESDKGSYNLTDLGATTTTLPNGTPNINAPSGCSGLTGSTSNFWCTNAYQPNSRDPWLGSIAAAPKASTTETESTGIYLLDNIELNPQWLLDLGVRWDKFETEQTIHASNTKYSSDNDFFNYQAGVTYKPLENGSIYASYATSANPVGVDAADGSEGISVPGRNTTEEQAQAMNNLKPEEVRTMELGTKWDLFDDRLNLTAAIFRTEKTNTRATDTDGFTRNIGETRVDGLELGANGNITDKWAVSAGYTYLDSEIVDDGAGTNDGNQVQNVAKNSATLWTTYDLTPAFTIGAGAVAMDKVYGNADNTKYVPGYVRYDAMARYNVNQNVDLQLNVNNLTDERYFSKANTSHYATEAEGRSAVLSLNFKY, from the coding sequence ATGTCATTCATCAAGTCACGTAAAAAAATCGTTTCCTCTGCGATCGCGTCATCTCTTTCTATGATCGCAATGAACGCCGTTGCGGAAGATCAAGTTATTCAACTTGAAACGATCCATCAAGAAGTTGCGGCTGAAAAAGAACAAGGCTTAAAAGTAGATAATTCAGCAAATAAGAAATTTGTTGCACCGTTATTGGATACGCCTAAATCTGTATCGGTGATTTCCAAACAAATCATTGAAGATACTCAAGTGACTACACTTGCTGACGCTTTACGTACTGTGCCTGGCATTACCTTAGGTGCTGGTGAAGGTGGCAACCCGAATGGCGACCGTCCATTTATCCGTGGTTATAATTCTGAAAGCTCGATGTATGTAGATGGCGTACGTAGTGCGACTTCACAAAACCGTGAGATGTTTGCAGTAGAACAGGTTGAAGTCACCAAAGGTTCTGCATCTGCAATGGGTGGCGCTGGTACCACTGGCGGTAGCATCAACATGATTTCTAAAGTCGCTAAAGCGGGCGATTCTTTAGAGGGTTCTGTTGCTGGCGGTACTGATAATTACCAACGCATTACTTTAGACGGTAACAAGGATTTTGGTAACGGCATTGCCGCACGTGTGGCTGTAATGGGTCATCATAATGAAAAAGCCGGTCAAAAAGACGGTGCTGAATATAAACGTGCTGGTATTGCGCCAAGTATTACTTTTGGCTTAGATACCCCTACCCGTGCGACTTTAAGTTATTACTACTTAAAAACAGATGATACTCCTGATTCAGGTGTACCTTATTGGAATTCTAAAGATAACTCTGCAACTGGTAAGCCTCTTAATGCTAAACAAGGTATTTATTATGGCTGGCTAGACCGTGATTTCCAGAAGCAGGAAAACCAGATTGGCACCATAAAAGTAGAGCATGATTTAACTGATGATCTAACTATCAGTAATACCGCTGTGTATGGCAAATCTAAAAATGACTATATCTGGACACAACCAGATGATTCAAAATTAAATATTGCCAATGGTCAAGTGGTTCGTCGCGCGAATACACGTATTACAGATACTGAAACCTTTACTGATCAACTTTCTTTAGCAGGTAAGTTCAATACAGGTGCTTTAAACCATAACTTTAACACAGGTGTAGAGTATTCTCGCCAAGAGTCTGATAAAGGTAGCTATAACCTAACCGACCTGGGCGCAACGACAACAACTCTTCCTAACGGCACACCAAACATAAATGCTCCTAGTGGCTGTTCAGGTCTTACTGGCTCCACGTCTAACTTCTGGTGTACCAATGCCTACCAGCCTAATTCAAGAGATCCTTGGTTAGGCTCAATCGCTGCCGCACCAAAAGCAAGTACAACAGAAACAGAAAGTACTGGCATCTATTTACTCGATAATATTGAATTAAATCCACAATGGTTATTAGATCTAGGCGTTCGCTGGGATAAATTTGAAACTGAACAAACAATTCATGCTTCAAATACAAAATATTCAAGTGACAATGATTTCTTTAATTACCAAGCAGGCGTAACGTATAAACCATTAGAAAATGGCTCTATCTATGCAAGCTATGCAACTTCCGCCAATCCAGTAGGCGTAGATGCAGCTGATGGTTCAGAAGGAATTTCTGTACCTGGCCGTAATACAACTGAAGAACAAGCTCAAGCTATGAACAACCTTAAACCTGAGGAAGTTCGTACCATGGAATTGGGTACAAAATGGGATTTATTTGATGATAGACTAAATCTGACTGCGGCAATTTTCCGTACTGAAAAAACCAATACTCGAGCGACGGATACCGATGGTTTTACCCGTAATATCGGTGAAACACGTGTAGATGGTCTTGAACTTGGAGCGAATGGCAATATCACAGATAAATGGGCAGTTTCAGCTGGCTATACTTATTTAGATAGTGAAATTGTCGATGATGGTGCTGGTACGAATGATGGTAACCAGGTTCAGAACGTTGCGAAAAACTCGGCAACACTTTGGACGACTTATGACCTCACTCCTGCTTTCACTATTGGTGCTGGCGCGGTTGCTATGGATAAAGTTTACGGTAATGCCGACAACACCAAATATGTTCCAGGTTATGTGCGTTACGATGCGATGGCACGTTATAACGTGAACCAGAATGTTGACTTACAATTGAATGTAAACAACCTGACCGATGAGCGTTATTTCAGTAAAGCAAATACGTCCCACTATGCCACTGAAGCAGAAGGTCGTAGTGCAGTCCTTTCTCTGAACTTTAAATACTAA
- a CDS encoding Fe2+-dependent dioxygenase — protein MIYHIPNVLSKEQVQYFRNEMAKVDWIDGKKTTGSLSANVKQNQQLPEDHPLTQHLGDIILAALGQNPLFTSAALPLQILPPYFNRYENGETFGFHVDNAIRKVQGTNQRIRTDLSCTIFLSEPEEYEGGELVVEDTYGYHEVKLPAGDLILYPSTSVHEVTPVTKGCRIASFFWLQSMIRDDANRHMLFNLDQSIQNLRMELGDAHAEVVKLTSLYHNLIRKWAEI, from the coding sequence GTGATTTACCATATCCCAAATGTTTTAAGCAAAGAACAGGTCCAATATTTTCGTAATGAAATGGCAAAAGTCGACTGGATTGATGGCAAAAAAACCACAGGATCACTTTCCGCAAACGTAAAACAAAATCAGCAGCTCCCGGAAGATCATCCTTTAACCCAACATTTAGGTGACATTATTCTGGCGGCATTAGGACAAAATCCCTTATTTACTTCTGCTGCCCTTCCCCTGCAAATTTTGCCGCCTTATTTTAATCGTTATGAAAATGGCGAAACTTTTGGTTTTCATGTTGATAATGCCATCCGCAAGGTTCAGGGCACTAATCAACGTATCCGTACCGATTTATCCTGTACCATTTTTCTGAGTGAACCCGAAGAATATGAAGGTGGTGAACTCGTGGTTGAAGATACTTATGGCTATCATGAAGTCAAACTGCCGGCTGGGGATCTAATCCTCTATCCTTCCACCAGCGTACATGAAGTGACACCTGTGACCAAAGGCTGCCGGATTGCTTCATTTTTCTGGCTGCAAAGCATGATTCGGGATGATGCAAATCGACATATGCTGTTTAATCTGGATCAGAGCATTCAAAACCTCAGAATGGAACTTGGTGATGCGCATGCAGAAGTGGTGAAACTCACCAGTCTGTACCATAACCTGATCCGCAAATGGGCTGAGATTTAA
- a CDS encoding alpha-hydroxy acid oxidase, which yields MTKKNILPPLTQIPAYLQTIADYKVEAEKYLSGMVWDYLQGGSMDEVSVRGNLQQFQDIQLLPRMLKDLTHGSTEIEIFGQKFPHPIFLAPIGHQQQFHPEAEAASALAAEVMGSNIILSTFTNTDMRALKRENPHKWFQLYWQGDREKSLALVKMAEAHNYTALVITVDSPHTGIRDRERRAFFHLPEGMQHPHTPTHIPLPELKEGEHPVFNGLMKIAPNWEDIAWIVQQTNLPVILKGIIHPQDAQLAIQHGVKGLIISNHGGRVLDTCISPLIALQLIKKVVPADFALLYDGGIRRGSDVFKAIALGASAVLIGRPYIYGLATAGALGVAHVIKILKEEFEITMALMGTATVTDIQPSCLFSGFEG from the coding sequence ATGACTAAAAAAAATATCCTGCCGCCCCTGACCCAGATTCCAGCCTACCTGCAGACTATTGCAGACTATAAAGTTGAGGCAGAAAAATATCTGTCCGGCATGGTTTGGGATTATTTGCAGGGCGGTTCCATGGATGAAGTCAGTGTCCGGGGCAACCTGCAGCAGTTTCAGGATATTCAACTGTTACCACGCATGCTCAAAGACTTGACTCATGGCAGCACTGAAATTGAGATTTTTGGACAGAAATTTCCACATCCCATTTTTCTAGCACCAATTGGACATCAGCAGCAGTTTCACCCTGAAGCCGAGGCAGCTTCTGCCCTTGCCGCAGAAGTGATGGGCAGCAATATCATTCTCAGCACCTTTACCAATACTGATATGCGAGCGCTGAAACGGGAGAATCCACACAAATGGTTCCAGCTGTATTGGCAAGGTGACCGGGAAAAATCTTTAGCTTTGGTAAAAATGGCCGAAGCCCATAATTATACGGCGCTGGTGATTACGGTGGATTCACCGCATACCGGGATCCGCGATCGGGAGCGTCGTGCTTTTTTCCATTTACCTGAAGGGATGCAACATCCGCATACGCCCACACATATTCCCCTGCCCGAATTAAAAGAGGGTGAGCATCCGGTTTTTAATGGGCTAATGAAGATTGCTCCGAACTGGGAGGATATTGCCTGGATCGTGCAACAAACCAACCTACCCGTTATTCTCAAAGGAATCATACATCCACAGGATGCCCAGCTCGCCATTCAGCATGGCGTAAAAGGTCTGATCATTTCTAATCATGGCGGTCGTGTGCTGGATACCTGCATTTCGCCACTGATTGCACTCCAGTTGATTAAAAAAGTGGTACCAGCAGATTTTGCGCTACTTTATGACGGCGGCATCCGTCGTGGGTCTGATGTATTTAAGGCAATTGCCCTAGGTGCTTCTGCGGTGCTGATTGGCCGTCCTTATATTTATGGCCTAGCGACTGCTGGAGCTTTAGGCGTAGCACACGTGATTAAAATTCTGAAAGAAGAATTTGAAATCACCATGGCCTTAATGGGAACCGCCACTGTCACGGATATTCAACCAAGCTGTTTATTTAGTGGATTTGAAGGATAG
- the leuA gene encoding 2-isopropylmalate synthase, whose protein sequence is MMLADPNKKYRRMYQRVDLPDRQWPNNEITKAPIWMSTDLRDGNQAIFEPMNIEQKFKMFQMLVKIGFKHIEIGFPSASQIDFDFTRKLIEEGHIPDDVYIEVLVQARDHLIARTFESLQGAKRAIVHIYNSNSPTFRQKVLNVDVEGAKQLAINAAQKVKEYAAKQPETEFVFQYSPECFSATELEVAKDVCDAVTEIWEASPTNKVILNLPATVEVSTPNVYADQVEWMHRNIERRDGVIISVHCHNDRGCGIAASELAIMAGADRVEGCVFGNGERTGNVDVAAIALNMYTQGVAPNLDFSNINEIIATVEECTGLPVHPRHPYAGDLVFTAFSGSHQDAIKKGFEFQKNEEIWDMPYLPIDPKDLGRDYDAVIRVNSQSGKGGIAYLLESNYNVTLPRRLQIEFSQIVQQKTDEDGTEISAQAIWSLFKETYVAAKDAHYSAKNYKLSDENGNQVIELDIEVNGETQHLRGEGNGPISAILDALQLPIDVLNYEERSISSGAHAKALALVELQVKGTGKSAFGAGVHDNIVTSSIEAIIACTNRLIDEGVLSTEQVIAAAV, encoded by the coding sequence ATGATGTTGGCTGATCCAAATAAAAAATACCGTCGCATGTATCAACGTGTGGACTTACCAGACCGTCAATGGCCGAACAATGAAATCACTAAAGCGCCAATCTGGATGAGTACTGACCTGCGTGATGGTAACCAGGCGATCTTCGAGCCAATGAACATCGAGCAGAAGTTCAAAATGTTCCAGATGTTGGTGAAAATCGGTTTCAAACATATTGAAATCGGCTTCCCGTCTGCATCGCAAATTGATTTCGACTTCACCCGTAAATTGATCGAAGAAGGTCACATTCCGGATGACGTATACATTGAAGTATTGGTTCAGGCACGTGACCATTTAATCGCACGTACTTTTGAATCTTTACAAGGTGCAAAACGCGCGATCGTGCATATCTATAACTCAAACTCGCCAACATTCCGTCAAAAAGTCTTGAACGTAGACGTTGAAGGTGCAAAACAGTTAGCGATTAATGCAGCGCAAAAAGTGAAAGAATACGCAGCGAAACAGCCTGAAACTGAATTTGTCTTCCAGTACAGCCCTGAATGTTTCTCTGCAACTGAATTGGAAGTGGCGAAAGACGTCTGCGATGCAGTAACTGAAATCTGGGAAGCTTCTCCGACCAATAAAGTGATCTTAAACTTGCCGGCAACTGTAGAAGTCTCTACACCAAACGTGTATGCCGATCAGGTTGAATGGATGCACCGTAACATCGAGCGTCGCGACGGCGTGATCATTTCAGTTCACTGTCACAATGACCGTGGCTGTGGTATCGCAGCGTCTGAATTGGCGATTATGGCTGGCGCTGACCGTGTTGAAGGTTGTGTATTTGGTAATGGTGAACGTACGGGTAACGTAGACGTAGCAGCAATTGCCTTGAACATGTATACCCAAGGTGTTGCCCCAAACTTGGATTTCTCAAACATCAACGAAATCATTGCGACTGTTGAAGAATGTACTGGCTTACCTGTACACCCACGTCATCCATATGCGGGTGACTTGGTCTTCACAGCATTCTCTGGTTCACACCAGGATGCAATCAAAAAAGGTTTTGAATTCCAGAAAAACGAAGAAATCTGGGATATGCCTTACTTGCCAATCGATCCAAAAGACTTGGGCCGTGACTATGACGCTGTCATTCGTGTGAACTCACAGTCTGGTAAAGGTGGTATTGCTTACTTGTTAGAATCGAACTACAACGTGACCTTGCCACGTCGTTTACAGATCGAATTCTCGCAAATCGTGCAGCAAAAAACTGATGAAGATGGTACTGAAATTTCAGCACAAGCGATCTGGAGCTTATTCAAAGAGACATATGTTGCTGCGAAAGATGCCCATTATTCTGCGAAAAACTACAAGTTGTCAGATGAAAATGGCAATCAAGTGATTGAGCTGGATATTGAAGTCAATGGTGAAACTCAGCACTTACGTGGTGAGGGTAATGGTCCAATCTCTGCAATCTTGGACGCATTACAATTACCAATTGACGTATTGAACTATGAAGAACGTAGCATCAGTTCAGGTGCGCATGCCAAAGCCTTGGCATTGGTTGAACTTCAAGTGAAAGGTACTGGTAAATCTGCCTTTGGCGCTGGCGTACATGACAACATCGTGACCTCTTCAATTGAAGCGATTATCGCATGTACCAACCGCCTGATCGATGAGGGCGTGTTAAGCACTGAACAGGTGATTGCTGCTGCCGTCTAA
- the metX gene encoding homoserine O-succinyltransferase MetX, with protein MSFSADSVGLVTPQKFQFEEPLELECGRILPRFELMVETYGELNADKSNAILICHALSGHHHAAGYHHEDDKKPGWWDACIGPNKAIDTNKFFVVALNNIGGCSGSTGPTSPNPENDNRPYGPDFPLVTVRDWVKTQAMLSDRLGIDVWYSIIGGSLGGMQALQWSVDYPDRLQKCVIIASAPKLSAQNIAFNEVARQSILSDPDFHNGRYLEHDSYPKRGLILARMVGHITYLSEEAMKQKFGRDLKSGKFMYGFDVEFQVESYLRYQGEQFSRNFDANTYLIMTKALDYFDPSREYQQSLVKAMAQTKCKFLVVSFTTDWRFSPSRSVEIVDALITNHKPVSYVDIDAEQGHDSFLFPIPLYVKSLRAFLGGEELLKSTPKEAV; from the coding sequence GTGTCTTTTTCAGCAGACTCAGTGGGCCTTGTTACCCCACAAAAGTTCCAATTTGAAGAGCCGCTAGAGCTTGAATGCGGACGCATCCTCCCCCGTTTCGAACTGATGGTAGAAACTTATGGTGAACTGAATGCAGATAAGTCGAATGCCATTTTGATCTGTCATGCCCTTTCTGGTCATCATCATGCCGCAGGTTATCATCATGAAGATGATAAAAAACCAGGCTGGTGGGATGCCTGTATTGGCCCAAACAAGGCAATTGATACCAATAAATTCTTCGTCGTTGCCCTGAATAATATTGGTGGCTGTAGTGGTTCAACCGGCCCAACTTCACCAAACCCTGAAAATGACAATCGTCCTTATGGGCCGGATTTTCCATTGGTGACTGTACGTGACTGGGTAAAAACCCAAGCGATGCTGTCTGACCGTTTGGGTATTGATGTGTGGTATTCCATCATCGGTGGTTCTTTGGGTGGTATGCAGGCATTGCAATGGTCAGTGGATTATCCAGATCGTCTGCAAAAGTGTGTAATTATTGCCAGCGCACCTAAATTATCTGCACAGAATATTGCCTTTAACGAGGTGGCACGTCAGTCAATTTTATCTGATCCTGATTTCCACAATGGTCGTTATCTGGAACATGACAGCTATCCAAAACGTGGTCTGATTCTGGCTCGTATGGTCGGTCATATTACTTACCTGTCTGAAGAAGCCATGAAACAGAAATTTGGTCGTGACCTGAAGTCTGGAAAATTCATGTATGGTTTCGATGTGGAATTCCAGGTGGAAAGCTATTTACGCTATCAAGGCGAGCAATTTAGCCGTAACTTTGATGCCAATACATACCTGATCATGACCAAGGCATTGGATTACTTTGATCCATCACGTGAATATCAGCAATCATTGGTCAAAGCGATGGCCCAAACCAAGTGTAAATTCCTGGTGGTCTCTTTCACGACTGACTGGCGTTTCTCGCCTTCACGTTCTGTTGAAATCGTGGATGCCTTAATTACCAATCATAAGCCTGTCAGCTACGTAGATATTGATGCTGAACAAGGCCATGACTCCTTCCTATTCCCAATCCCGCTATATGTGAAGTCACTACGTGCCTTCCTGGGTGGTGAAGAACTGTTAAAATCAACACCGAAGGAGGCTGTGTAA
- the metW gene encoding methionine biosynthesis protein MetW, whose product MRIDQQLAERWINPGSRVLDLGCGDGELLAHMSRKHNIRAYGLEIDQEKIAIAVSRGLNIIQQDLNLGLSRFADQSFDYVVMAQALQAVDAPDVLLRDMVRVGKQAIITFPNFAHWKTRSFLALKGKMPVSEALPYMWYNTPNIHLCTFRDFEALCAENNIKIINRLAVNGDQQGSMLSKHLPNLFGEVAIYRVSAL is encoded by the coding sequence ATGCGTATTGATCAACAACTGGCAGAACGTTGGATTAACCCGGGTTCACGTGTCCTTGACCTTGGCTGTGGTGATGGTGAATTACTGGCTCATATGAGCAGAAAGCACAATATTCGCGCATATGGATTAGAAATTGATCAAGAAAAGATTGCAATTGCAGTCAGTCGTGGGTTAAATATCATCCAACAGGACTTAAATCTGGGATTAAGTCGTTTTGCAGACCAGTCTTTTGACTATGTTGTCATGGCACAGGCCTTGCAAGCTGTAGATGCACCGGACGTTTTATTGCGTGATATGGTGCGGGTGGGTAAACAGGCGATTATTACGTTCCCAAACTTTGCGCATTGGAAGACCCGTTCTTTCTTGGCACTTAAAGGGAAAATGCCTGTTTCGGAAGCTTTACCGTATATGTGGTATAACACGCCGAACATCCACTTATGTACCTTCCGTGACTTTGAAGCACTTTGCGCGGAAAATAACATTAAAATTATTAACCGACTCGCTGTAAATGGGGACCAACAAGGTAGCATGCTCAGCAAGCACCTCCCTAATCTGTTTGGTGAAGTCGCAATTTATCGAGTGAGCGCTCTATGA
- a CDS encoding tetratricopeptide repeat protein, with the protein MKKLLLSTTLLAGLFSFQAHADYVAPAPSVASQAAQYSIMDINSLIKAAKAGQPGAQFYLATKYQYGKDVQKDERQAFAWYKAAADQGLAVAQLNVGRMLADGIGIKKDEALARQYFEKAASRGDNRASFNLAMMEEKKKNYMGAYQWYELSTRDGMLDNKVITLSEGKKTALAANLTQEQIRQARDRADKWIQAQ; encoded by the coding sequence ATGAAAAAATTATTACTAAGTACGACGCTACTGGCTGGACTTTTTAGCTTTCAGGCCCATGCAGACTATGTTGCGCCAGCACCTTCTGTAGCAAGTCAAGCCGCACAATATTCTATTATGGATATCAATAGCCTGATCAAGGCAGCGAAGGCAGGACAGCCAGGTGCACAGTTTTATTTAGCCACCAAATACCAATATGGCAAAGATGTACAGAAAGATGAACGTCAAGCTTTTGCCTGGTATAAAGCAGCAGCCGATCAAGGTCTGGCAGTTGCTCAGTTGAATGTTGGCCGTATGCTGGCTGATGGGATTGGCATCAAGAAAGATGAAGCTTTAGCGCGTCAATACTTCGAAAAGGCAGCTAGCCGTGGTGATAACCGTGCCAGCTTTAATCTTGCCATGATGGAAGAGAAAAAGAAAAACTACATGGGTGCTTACCAGTGGTATGAACTTTCTACTCGTGATGGCATGCTGGACAATAAAGTGATTACGCTTTCTGAAGGTAAAAAAACTGCTTTGGCAGCGAACCTGACTCAGGAACAGATCCGTCAGGCACGTGACCGTGCAGATAAATGGATTCAGGCACAATAA
- a CDS encoding GNAT family N-acetyltransferase — MIRRAKLQDSKAIQYLIQPYISEFAIYTEGEQKFSQSALENLLQQSEVHYFVYERASKIIGVIAYREPAHIVHFFIDQADQGQGIGRLLWNHLLQHLENGNHQQISVNSSCNAVAVYEKFGFECISDVCEFGGLRFIKMLRLKSSCA; from the coding sequence GTGATTAGAAGAGCCAAGTTACAAGATAGTAAAGCCATCCAATACCTGATTCAGCCCTATATTTCTGAGTTTGCCATTTATACAGAAGGTGAGCAGAAATTCAGTCAGTCTGCTCTGGAAAATCTCTTGCAACAATCGGAAGTCCATTACTTTGTGTATGAAAGAGCCAGCAAAATAATTGGCGTAATTGCTTATAGAGAACCGGCACATATCGTTCATTTCTTTATAGACCAGGCTGATCAAGGACAGGGAATTGGTCGATTATTATGGAATCATTTACTGCAACATCTGGAAAATGGTAATCATCAGCAGATCAGTGTCAATTCGAGTTGTAATGCTGTTGCCGTATATGAAAAATTTGGCTTTGAGTGTATTTCAGATGTTTGTGAATTTGGAGGCTTGCGCTTTATTAAAATGCTTAGGCTCAAATCCTCCTGTGCATAA
- the rdgB gene encoding RdgB/HAM1 family non-canonical purine NTP pyrophosphatase, with protein sequence MASQDWLSQGTLVLASNNKGKIAEFEKMFAELKLPVEVIPQGKLNIEDAVEDGLSFVENAIIKARHASKISGKPAIADDSGICVPVLGGAPGIYSARYAGEHGNDAANNEKLLANLKPLRKDGEAIEGMFVCVLALVQHAEDPLPQIFQGIWKGEILEAARGENGFGYDPLFWLPELGIASAEMSKEEKNKISHRGQAMQLLKASLEK encoded by the coding sequence ATGGCGTCTCAGGACTGGTTATCTCAAGGAACTCTCGTTCTTGCAAGTAACAATAAGGGCAAAATTGCAGAATTTGAGAAAATGTTTGCAGAACTCAAGCTTCCAGTGGAAGTAATTCCGCAGGGCAAACTGAATATTGAAGATGCCGTTGAGGATGGTTTGAGTTTTGTTGAAAATGCCATTATCAAAGCACGTCATGCGTCTAAGATTTCTGGCAAACCTGCAATTGCTGATGATTCAGGTATCTGCGTGCCAGTTCTTGGCGGGGCACCTGGCATCTATTCAGCACGTTATGCCGGTGAACATGGCAATGATGCTGCGAATAATGAAAAATTACTGGCTAACCTGAAACCACTGCGCAAAGATGGCGAAGCGATTGAAGGTATGTTCGTCTGTGTTCTTGCTCTAGTTCAGCATGCCGAGGATCCATTACCACAAATCTTCCAAGGTATTTGGAAAGGTGAAATCTTAGAAGCAGCGCGTGGTGAAAATGGCTTTGGCTACGACCCGCTATTCTGGCTACCCGAACTGGGTATTGCGAGTGCTGAAATGAGCAAAGAAGAGAAAAATAAAATCAGTCATCGTGGCCAGGCAATGCAACTGCTTAAGGCGAGTTTGGAAAAATAA
- a CDS encoding permease, whose product MALLLPLISFLIGFWGVHYLKPIRPFMAALLARLLIPLIVIYNMVFYKQGSLWLIGFSIFSSIFLFGLFYLFSKDKLRALCFSYLNGVWLGFPFALAVFGPDALNTIVALYIGGSLFGNVSAVVAVSPDKQDPQFIIKNMLKSPPVIALTVAAILSFWDFTAYESHPVIQWSYAANKFLVTFAGMCILGMWLSKVRIQLSDLKRSLILISGRFVLALGLAAGAYFLLPIPHQILTYAVLMMYFLLPPAANIVALETHYQGTGYSAKYIASGTIASAILIGMYGVVVHALVPGL is encoded by the coding sequence ATGGCACTGCTCCTACCACTTATTTCATTTCTAATTGGATTCTGGGGCGTCCATTATTTAAAACCAATTCGCCCGTTTATGGCTGCCTTACTGGCACGCCTGCTGATCCCGTTAATTGTGATTTACAACATGGTGTTCTATAAGCAGGGCAGTCTGTGGCTAATTGGCTTTAGTATTTTTAGTTCGATCTTCCTGTTTGGACTGTTCTATCTTTTTTCCAAAGATAAATTACGTGCACTGTGTTTTAGTTATCTCAATGGAGTCTGGTTGGGTTTTCCTTTTGCCTTAGCTGTATTTGGTCCGGATGCCTTAAATACTATTGTTGCTCTTTATATTGGCGGTTCTTTATTTGGCAATGTCAGTGCTGTAGTCGCTGTTAGTCCTGATAAGCAGGATCCCCAATTCATTATTAAAAATATGCTGAAGTCTCCACCAGTAATTGCACTTACCGTCGCTGCAATTCTGTCATTCTGGGATTTCACTGCTTATGAATCGCATCCAGTGATTCAATGGAGCTATGCAGCCAACAAGTTTCTGGTGACTTTTGCCGGTATGTGTATTCTGGGAATGTGGCTGAGTAAAGTCCGGATTCAACTGAGTGATTTAAAACGTAGTTTGATCTTGATCAGCGGTCGTTTTGTGCTGGCTCTAGGTCTTGCTGCAGGTGCTTATTTCTTGCTGCCGATTCCGCATCAAATCCTGACTTATGCTGTTTTGATGATGTATTTCCTGCTTCCACCCGCAGCAAATATTGTGGCACTCGAAACTCATTATCAAGGTACAGGCTATTCTGCGAAATATATCGCTTCAGGCACCATTGCCAGTGCGATATTGATTGGAATGTATGGGGTGGTGGTGCATGCGTTGGTGCCGGGTTTATAA